Proteins from a genomic interval of Pseudoalteromonas sp. MEBiC 03607:
- a CDS encoding DUF5690 family protein, with translation MFSHPNWLKRAQGTGFVLFAASAAFLTYFSMYAFRKPFTANSYTEFDDPSWQVSFKIALILAQVFGYLCAKFIGIKVISEMQHQQRGLTIIGLIAAAEISLVLFAITPIGLNVIWLFFNGLSLGMIWGLVFSFLEGRKTSEILGAILSVTFILASGLVRSVGKWLIDTLNVPELWMPAATGALFFPLLLFSVKCLTLIPEPTAEDEQARQKRLPMDGKARWQFFKQYWFGISCLILSFMLFTGFRDFRDNFAAEIWQALGHGEEPAIFAYAGIRMSFIVLIALGAMVLVKNNKTAFYVNHGFILFGAALLLSSTFAFEANLISAKAWMVLLGSGLYISYIPYNCFLFDRMISAVGSVANAGFLIYLADSAGYLGSVSILLYRTLAMPELSWLNFFINACYLVGIVAAALVACSLCYFTVRLSPIRTHHSKQVVTCNN, from the coding sequence ATGTTTTCACACCCTAATTGGCTTAAACGTGCCCAAGGAACCGGTTTTGTGTTATTTGCAGCCAGTGCTGCATTTCTCACTTACTTTTCTATGTACGCATTTCGTAAGCCATTCACTGCAAATAGTTACACTGAATTCGACGATCCGAGTTGGCAGGTAAGCTTTAAAATTGCACTGATTTTGGCGCAAGTTTTTGGCTATTTATGCGCTAAATTTATTGGCATAAAAGTTATTTCAGAGATGCAGCATCAGCAACGAGGTTTAACAATTATTGGCCTTATTGCCGCTGCAGAAATATCGCTGGTGTTATTTGCTATCACTCCGATTGGGTTAAATGTTATTTGGCTATTTTTTAATGGCCTTTCACTAGGCATGATTTGGGGACTTGTTTTTAGCTTTCTTGAAGGAAGAAAAACCAGTGAAATTCTAGGCGCAATTTTGAGTGTCACATTTATATTGGCATCAGGGCTTGTTCGCAGTGTAGGCAAATGGCTTATTGATACACTAAATGTACCTGAGCTATGGATGCCTGCAGCGACAGGTGCGCTATTTTTCCCGCTGCTATTGTTTAGTGTTAAATGCTTAACCCTCATTCCAGAACCAACAGCAGAGGACGAACAAGCAAGACAAAAACGCTTACCTATGGATGGCAAAGCCCGTTGGCAATTTTTTAAACAGTATTGGTTTGGTATTAGCTGTCTCATTCTAAGCTTTATGCTTTTTACTGGTTTTCGTGATTTCCGTGACAATTTTGCAGCTGAAATTTGGCAAGCTCTTGGCCATGGTGAAGAACCTGCCATTTTCGCCTACGCGGGGATCAGAATGTCATTTATTGTCCTTATCGCATTAGGTGCGATGGTTTTGGTAAAAAACAACAAAACCGCATTTTATGTCAATCACGGCTTTATTTTATTCGGTGCCGCTTTGTTATTGTCGAGTACCTTTGCTTTTGAAGCTAACTTGATATCCGCAAAAGCGTGGATGGTATTACTTGGTTCAGGTCTCTATATCAGTTACATCCCGTATAACTGTTTTCTATTTGACCGAATGATTTCAGCCGTTGGCTCCGTCGCTAATGCTGGTTTTTTAATTTATCTTGCTGATTCTGCAGGCTACCTTGGCTCTGTCAGTATCTTACTGTACAGAACGCTTGCTATGCCTGAGCTCAGTTGGCTTAACTTCTTTATTAACGCTTGTTACTTAGTTGGCATTGTAGCCGCCGCTTTAGTTGCATGTTCACTGTGTTATTTCACAGTACGTTTGTCCCCTATTCGAACTCATCACTCAAAACAGGTTGTGACCTGTAACAATTAA
- a CDS encoding TonB-dependent receptor has product MIKRRTLSTAVFLCSYPFLSAHSAFATDAKIQGSITDHSNRLPGALVKVVGTNQSTVTDYDGKFELAKLDAGRYQLEVSYMGYRSQIVDVEISNNEVKLLSPIVMDNSANTIEEVVAVGQIQRGEMAAANSQKNAKNIKNVISADGIGKLPDRNAAEAVQRIPGVSIERDQGEGRFVAVRGLPAQWSSATINGNRLPTAEEETTSRATAFDFFPSELIEFVEVSKALTPEMEGDAIGGNVNFITKKAPDDFVFNANLALGQNELADGNNYSANLLYGDRILNDKLGFLINATAWQRDWATDNFEPRRGNDGLGIYRLELRDYTGTRETYGLNGSVEYQLEQGNISASAMYGTLIDDETHYKHRMRFDKDRAELQHIRNELITEMTGFEFAGEHFFGYDKTLNWSLSSYENEFRYGNTPNSEDNSYFVVRFDQKNVGYEGLEDRDTGKNYAYNTIDGGSDPWDQISTHLPSGFSFDPSQMGLSWVELYKIKVNEKDKIVAALDFEWQLNSDLIVKVGAKYRDKERVARFSDEFYAWDTENYGAAPTLNDFTLADQPGRSDYLSELSYDYQSQFSQVASTDDLANFWNNNKGKFVLDKSESALIENGGALGRNFDVNEQHASLYGMATYTINANWEMLTGLRLTQTDTEVDGYIYLADEDKVESVKANNDYLSVLPALHLTYHPNSQTNYRLALTRSFARPDFGSLTPGATYLEADNELTSGNPNLEPTYSDNVDLMAEYFFDRLGLVSLGVFYKDITDPIFQSSSIGEFGNNTGVNIIRPENGDSAWLAGLEVAFNRDLGFITPELDNFGIMANATFMDSEMTIPDRADKVSIPRQADSLYNFTVYYDNTHFAARLAVNFKGEYIEEHGSSKQFDSYYGDNTSVDFTTSYQLNENALVYLELNNLTNEPLKYYLGDESRPLQVEYYGVRGMVGFNYQF; this is encoded by the coding sequence ATGATTAAACGACGTACACTCAGCACAGCTGTTTTTTTGTGCAGCTACCCATTTTTATCAGCGCATAGCGCTTTTGCCACTGATGCAAAAATTCAAGGCTCTATCACAGATCATAGTAATCGCTTGCCAGGTGCTTTGGTTAAAGTCGTTGGCACAAATCAATCAACGGTGACTGATTATGATGGTAAGTTTGAGCTTGCTAAATTAGATGCAGGCCGCTACCAACTTGAAGTTTCTTATATGGGTTATCGCAGCCAGATTGTGGATGTTGAGATAAGCAACAATGAAGTTAAATTACTGTCTCCTATTGTGATGGATAATTCAGCTAACACCATTGAAGAAGTCGTTGCTGTTGGTCAAATTCAACGTGGTGAAATGGCTGCGGCCAATAGCCAAAAAAATGCTAAAAATATTAAAAATGTTATTTCGGCTGATGGCATTGGTAAGTTGCCAGACCGTAACGCAGCTGAAGCAGTTCAACGCATCCCTGGTGTTTCTATAGAGCGCGATCAAGGCGAAGGCCGATTTGTTGCTGTTCGCGGCTTACCTGCCCAGTGGAGCTCTGCAACAATCAATGGCAACCGATTACCAACTGCAGAAGAAGAAACCACCAGCCGCGCCACTGCGTTTGACTTTTTCCCGAGTGAGCTTATTGAATTTGTAGAGGTATCAAAAGCATTAACGCCAGAAATGGAGGGAGATGCTATTGGTGGTAACGTTAACTTTATAACCAAAAAAGCACCTGATGATTTTGTATTTAATGCCAATTTAGCACTCGGTCAAAATGAACTAGCTGATGGCAATAACTACTCTGCCAACTTACTTTATGGCGATCGCATCTTAAATGACAAGTTAGGTTTTTTAATTAACGCTACAGCTTGGCAACGCGACTGGGCAACAGATAACTTTGAGCCTCGTAGAGGAAATGATGGTTTAGGAATTTATCGTTTAGAGCTAAGAGATTACACCGGAACTCGTGAAACTTACGGTTTAAATGGTTCTGTTGAATACCAGCTTGAACAAGGCAATATTAGTGCGAGTGCCATGTACGGCACACTAATCGACGATGAAACGCACTATAAGCATCGTATGCGTTTTGATAAAGACCGAGCAGAACTACAACATATAAGAAATGAGCTCATAACAGAAATGACTGGCTTTGAGTTTGCTGGTGAGCATTTCTTTGGTTACGACAAAACATTAAATTGGTCTTTATCTAGCTATGAAAACGAATTTAGGTATGGCAACACGCCTAACAGCGAAGATAACAGTTATTTTGTAGTTCGATTTGACCAAAAAAATGTCGGTTACGAAGGCCTTGAAGACAGAGATACAGGCAAAAACTACGCTTATAACACGATTGATGGTGGCTCAGATCCATGGGACCAAATCAGTACTCACCTACCAAGTGGCTTTTCGTTTGATCCAAGCCAAATGGGCTTATCGTGGGTCGAACTATATAAAATTAAGGTGAATGAAAAAGATAAAATTGTTGCCGCTTTAGACTTTGAGTGGCAGCTCAATAGCGACCTTATTGTTAAAGTAGGTGCAAAATATCGCGATAAAGAACGCGTTGCTAGGTTCAGCGATGAATTTTATGCATGGGATACTGAAAACTATGGCGCAGCCCCTACTCTGAATGATTTTACATTAGCGGACCAACCGGGCCGAAGTGACTATTTAAGCGAGCTTTCTTACGATTATCAAAGTCAGTTTTCGCAAGTTGCAAGTACTGATGACTTAGCAAATTTTTGGAATAACAATAAAGGCAAGTTTGTCCTTGATAAGAGTGAATCTGCTTTAATCGAAAATGGTGGAGCGCTTGGCAGAAACTTTGATGTTAATGAACAACATGCATCTTTATATGGTATGGCAACATATACCATTAACGCTAATTGGGAAATGCTAACAGGTCTTCGTTTAACTCAAACAGACACCGAAGTTGACGGTTATATTTACCTTGCAGATGAAGATAAAGTCGAAAGCGTTAAAGCAAACAATGACTACTTGTCTGTGTTACCTGCATTGCATTTAACCTACCACCCTAACAGCCAAACCAATTATCGACTCGCATTAACTCGCTCTTTTGCTCGTCCTGACTTTGGCTCATTAACTCCAGGGGCGACTTACTTAGAAGCAGACAACGAATTAACTTCTGGTAATCCAAATTTAGAGCCGACTTATTCAGATAATGTCGACTTAATGGCTGAATACTTCTTTGACCGCTTAGGGTTAGTTTCTCTGGGGGTATTTTATAAAGATATTACCGATCCTATTTTTCAAAGTAGCTCTATAGGAGAGTTCGGCAATAACACTGGGGTTAATATTATTCGCCCTGAAAATGGCGATAGCGCATGGCTTGCAGGCCTCGAGGTGGCGTTTAATCGTGATTTAGGTTTTATTACACCTGAACTAGATAACTTTGGCATCATGGCTAATGCGACCTTCATGGATTCAGAAATGACGATTCCTGATCGCGCAGACAAAGTCTCCATTCCTCGCCAAGCAGATAGTCTCTACAACTTTACGGTGTATTACGATAACACACATTTTGCAGCTCGATTAGCCGTTAACTTCAAAGGTGAATACATTGAAGAGCATGGCAGCAGCAAACAATTTGACAGCTATTATGGCGACAATACAAGCGTTGATTTTACGACGTCATATCAGCTTAACGAAAACGCATTAGTCTACCTCGAACTGAATAACTTAACCAACGAGCCTCTTAAATACTACCTAGGCGATGAAAGCCGTCCTCTACAAGTAGAGTACTACGGTGTACGCGGCATGGTTGGCTTTAATTATCAGTTCTAA
- a CDS encoding biopolymer transporter ExbD produces the protein MVKQHKKTTANADVDMTPMLDIVFILLIFFIVTTSFVKERAIEVNRPLAKPSLENPKKQAQFTITENDSIYFANRLITPEQIIANLALFAAQFEMTNVQVTASEQSSHKTLVTLLDKIKQYQDVPISISTSL, from the coding sequence ATGGTGAAACAACATAAAAAAACCACTGCAAACGCTGATGTAGATATGACCCCTATGCTTGATATTGTGTTTATCTTGCTGATATTTTTTATCGTCACAACCTCATTTGTTAAAGAGCGCGCTATTGAAGTCAATCGCCCTTTAGCAAAACCAAGTCTTGAAAACCCTAAAAAACAAGCGCAATTTACTATTACTGAAAACGACAGTATTTACTTTGCAAACCGGCTTATCACACCAGAGCAAATAATCGCTAATCTCGCGTTATTTGCCGCACAGTTTGAAATGACCAATGTGCAAGTAACAGCAAGTGAGCAAAGTAGCCACAAAACCTTGGTCACCTTGCTTGATAAAATAAAACAATATCAAGATGTGCCAATTTCTATAAGCACGTCTTTATAA
- a CDS encoding catalase family peroxidase, giving the protein MLKIKSLVCAMCLVLPTASFAEQPVNGQDFINLFEKLSGKQPGIRKGHAKGVCAVGTFTPNQAAKQYSISLLFNAASKANIRFSMGGGNPHADETSRSPRGMGVQFVLENGDVHNIAGLTTPVFAGNSPEAFFGLLSTLVPDEKTGQIDFAKVKAYREQNPSTLGQFNWLQSHNPPASYVSSRYFGVHTFYMVDEKGAKHAFRWTMVPEEPEQVLTEEQMKTFPKSFLAKRLEEDLAKGKVHYRFQAELAEPGDALTDPSVRWPTERKTINLGKLTIESTGESGCDLTNYDPNLLSKGFMPSDDKVLKLRSTAYAISFAKRLTGQ; this is encoded by the coding sequence ATGCTAAAAATTAAGTCTTTAGTTTGTGCTATGTGCCTTGTTTTACCAACAGCAAGTTTTGCTGAGCAACCAGTAAACGGGCAAGATTTTATTAATTTATTTGAGAAGCTGTCAGGTAAGCAGCCCGGTATCAGAAAAGGTCATGCCAAAGGGGTGTGCGCTGTTGGCACATTTACACCTAATCAAGCAGCAAAACAGTATTCAATCAGCCTTTTATTTAACGCAGCGTCAAAAGCAAATATTCGCTTTTCTATGGGCGGTGGTAACCCTCATGCTGATGAAACATCACGCTCGCCGCGTGGAATGGGGGTGCAGTTTGTGCTAGAAAATGGTGATGTGCATAATATTGCAGGGCTTACTACGCCAGTATTTGCAGGTAACAGCCCAGAAGCGTTTTTTGGTTTGCTAAGTACCTTAGTACCTGACGAAAAAACAGGGCAAATCGATTTTGCTAAAGTAAAAGCATACAGAGAACAAAACCCAAGTACCTTAGGGCAATTTAATTGGCTACAAAGCCATAACCCGCCAGCATCGTATGTGTCTTCGCGTTATTTTGGTGTGCATACCTTTTACATGGTTGATGAAAAGGGCGCTAAGCATGCCTTTAGGTGGACCATGGTGCCAGAAGAGCCAGAACAGGTGCTAACAGAAGAGCAAATGAAAACCTTCCCTAAATCATTTTTGGCTAAGCGACTGGAAGAGGATTTAGCGAAAGGGAAGGTTCATTATCGTTTTCAAGCTGAATTAGCCGAGCCCGGTGATGCGTTAACTGACCCTTCAGTTCGTTGGCCCACTGAGCGCAAAACAATTAATTTAGGAAAGCTCACCATAGAATCGACAGGTGAATCAGGTTGCGACCTCACAAATTATGACCCAAACCTGTTATCTAAAGGCTTTATGCCAAGCGATGACAAAGTACTTAAATTACGCTCAACAGCCTATGCAATTTCATTTGCAAAGCGTTTAACGGGGCAATAA
- a CDS encoding transporter substrate-binding domain-containing protein: MMIIFLALALMLFTNLAHADDEYIELKIGLIDNYQPFSYEENGQPKGIYVEKIISIGHHLHFQPKFVFLPLQQILKKVKTDKLDGVAGVVYTEDRSPYLNYLTEKPLAKINVSLYTKHMISNVEGFFLSKPIIGAKIGFNLGSNLDNTLKKSKIELYRFNNMDEALELLTNNRLQAIIHTENEVDLSLKYSDLKLYKSDEILSEESTYLALSKRAHKKILELKKAPDLSVHE, translated from the coding sequence ATGATGATAATTTTTCTTGCTCTAGCCTTAATGCTGTTTACAAACTTAGCTCATGCTGATGATGAATACATAGAACTTAAAATTGGCCTGATTGACAATTACCAGCCATTCAGCTACGAAGAAAACGGTCAACCAAAAGGTATATATGTTGAGAAAATAATAAGCATTGGTCATCATCTTCACTTTCAGCCTAAATTTGTTTTTTTACCACTACAGCAAATATTAAAAAAAGTTAAGACTGATAAGCTAGATGGTGTAGCAGGCGTAGTTTATACAGAAGATAGGAGCCCATACCTAAATTACCTTACAGAAAAACCACTTGCCAAGATAAATGTTTCTTTATATACAAAACATATGATCAGCAATGTCGAAGGATTTTTCCTATCGAAACCCATAATTGGTGCGAAAATTGGCTTTAACTTGGGTTCGAATTTAGATAATACTTTAAAAAAATCCAAGATAGAGCTTTATCGCTTTAATAACATGGATGAAGCACTTGAACTTTTAACCAATAATAGACTTCAAGCGATAATACATACTGAAAACGAGGTAGATTTATCTCTTAAATATAGCGATCTAAAACTTTATAAAAGTGATGAAATCCTATCAGAAGAGTCTACTTACCTCGCCTTGTCTAAAAGAGCGCATAAAAAAATATTAGAATTAAAGAAAGCGCCCGACCTGTCAGTTCATGAGTGA
- a CDS encoding ATP-binding protein — translation MNLLAFIRSRLAVLSQHGSKRVSLNCSENHFIKCNSLHLRLVLDNLITNTLKYSKSRVVIKVVVAQDITSIIFDNDGECISKEQSQFVFLPFARLDDSRSSQTGGVGLGLAIAKAAAEQMNASLALSESALEGTCFEVKLPNQQKL, via the coding sequence ATCAACCTGTTAGCATTCATAAGATCTCGTTTAGCTGTTTTATCACAGCACGGTAGTAAACGTGTAAGCCTCAATTGTAGTGAAAATCACTTTATTAAGTGTAATAGTCTTCATTTAAGACTTGTGCTCGATAATCTAATAACAAATACCCTGAAATATTCTAAAAGCAGAGTTGTTATCAAAGTGGTCGTTGCTCAAGACATTACTTCAATAATCTTTGACAACGATGGTGAATGCATTTCTAAGGAACAGTCTCAATTTGTATTCTTACCTTTCGCTAGGCTAGATGACAGTCGAAGTTCTCAAACAGGTGGTGTTGGGTTAGGTTTAGCCATAGCTAAAGCCGCAGCAGAACAAATGAATGCAAGTTTGGCTTTGAGTGAAAGTGCTTTAGAGGGAACATGTTTTGAAGTAAAACTCCCAAATCAACAAAAGCTTTAA
- a CDS encoding histidine kinase dimerization/phospho-acceptor domain-containing protein codes for MNKILPPLFARIYIRIVIALFVSILTVVYIANDFLEKDELDDFYKDTSFVYSTIQAEWKKRGQKPQDYLDTLSFPLPYNHFDILWQKHDDTNTLCQDCIYLNSISGVDIYEKGHDNLAAIFMVENIGALIISDRPPLIFDENHLATPWYKDPEDILPLVLLLVILTVLAIFLYLPIFKLKKQIEYLAKINKSFGSGDLSVRASEKLQQPVKELAVNFNTMAELIENTVKKSQVFAQAVPHEMLTPLSRIQFATGLLRKNYQQEVELALLDNIDTYIDDLKDLTNKVVMLSRLNNNNSSKH; via the coding sequence ATGAATAAAATACTTCCCCCCTTATTTGCACGTATCTATATTAGGATTGTTATCGCACTATTCGTTAGTATTCTCACCGTTGTTTATATTGCGAATGACTTCTTAGAAAAAGACGAACTAGATGATTTTTACAAAGATACTAGTTTTGTTTATTCAACCATTCAGGCTGAATGGAAAAAAAGAGGGCAAAAGCCACAAGATTATTTAGACACATTAAGTTTCCCACTACCATACAACCACTTTGATATTTTGTGGCAAAAGCATGATGATACAAATACTTTATGTCAAGACTGCATATATCTAAATTCAATTAGTGGCGTAGATATATATGAAAAAGGGCACGATAACCTAGCGGCAATATTTATGGTCGAAAACATAGGTGCTTTAATCATTTCTGATAGACCCCCACTTATATTTGACGAAAATCACTTAGCTACCCCGTGGTATAAAGATCCTGAAGATATACTTCCACTGGTCTTGTTGCTTGTAATACTTACGGTCCTTGCTATTTTTTTATATCTCCCCATCTTTAAGCTTAAAAAACAAATTGAATACTTAGCAAAAATTAATAAAAGCTTTGGTTCTGGCGATCTCAGTGTTAGAGCAAGCGAGAAGTTGCAACAACCCGTTAAAGAGCTAGCTGTTAACTTTAATACAATGGCAGAGTTGATTGAAAACACAGTAAAAAAAAGCCAAGTTTTTGCGCAAGCTGTACCCCATGAAATGCTAACACCATTGAGTAGGATTCAATTTGCTACAGGTCTTCTAAGAAAAAACTATCAACAAGAAGTAGAGCTAGCACTTTTAGATAATATTGATACTTATATCGATGATCTCAAGGACCTGACAAATAAGGTTGTAATGCTTTCCAGATTAAACAATAATAATTCAAGCAAGCATTAG
- a CDS encoding response regulator transcription factor, with product MSKPCVILVEDDPEISRLMQMYFLTEGFESIAVDNGAKALSIIKEKTPNLVLLDLMLPGMSGSDICSELRTFYNGPIIVLTACDDDMSEVSLLKLGADDYITKPVRPHILMARIEAVFRRFKQSPHSTHNSNDELKIGSLSINLKIHRATLHNEELQLSQTEFEMLILLAKNAGSVVSRKECCKLLRGIELGYNDRSIDMRISGLRKKLRDNHPPYKLIHTIRNKGYMIRNE from the coding sequence ATGTCTAAACCCTGTGTAATTTTAGTAGAAGACGACCCTGAGATTTCTCGTCTGATGCAAATGTATTTTCTCACTGAAGGCTTCGAGTCAATTGCTGTTGATAATGGTGCTAAGGCACTATCAATAATTAAAGAGAAAACACCTAACTTAGTTTTATTAGATTTAATGCTGCCTGGAATGAGCGGCAGCGATATATGTAGCGAATTGAGAACTTTCTATAATGGACCCATTATTGTATTAACAGCCTGCGATGACGATATGAGCGAAGTGAGTCTACTTAAGCTAGGTGCTGATGACTACATAACCAAACCTGTTAGACCGCATATCTTAATGGCAAGAATCGAAGCAGTCTTTCGCCGCTTCAAACAGTCGCCTCATAGCACTCATAACTCTAACGACGAGCTAAAAATTGGAAGTTTGAGCATAAACCTCAAAATACATCGTGCAACCCTTCATAACGAAGAGCTTCAATTATCGCAAACTGAGTTTGAAATGCTAATACTGCTTGCAAAAAATGCAGGGAGTGTTGTTTCGAGAAAGGAGTGTTGTAAATTACTCAGAGGAATTGAGCTAGGTTATAACGACCGCTCTATTGATATGAGGATTTCAGGACTAAGGAAAAAGCTGAGAGATAATCACCCTCCTTATAAGCTCATACACACAATTCGCAACAAAGGCTATATGATACGCAATGAATAA
- a CDS encoding PA2169 family four-helix-bundle protein, translating into MNTHQGQDVHHIADIIQVMNSGIDFYEKAQEKVTDPSIIALFQRMIDARKVSVERLQPYAINENGERENGSDFAVEARKAYTSLITKLGADKNATYVSELEEVEDKTLAEIKHALKKPQPHDCEAALSKTLLTIQSCHAEMSKMKKH; encoded by the coding sequence ATGAATACTCATCAAGGACAAGACGTTCATCATATTGCAGATATCATCCAAGTTATGAATAGCGGTATCGATTTTTATGAAAAAGCACAGGAAAAAGTAACCGACCCAAGCATTATTGCCTTATTTCAACGCATGATAGATGCGCGTAAAGTAAGTGTTGAGCGCTTACAACCTTATGCTATTAACGAAAATGGCGAGCGCGAAAATGGCTCTGACTTTGCTGTAGAAGCACGTAAAGCCTATACATCACTAATTACTAAACTAGGTGCCGACAAAAACGCCACCTATGTTAGCGAACTTGAAGAAGTTGAAGATAAAACACTAGCCGAAATCAAACATGCGCTTAAAAAACCACAACCACATGATTGTGAAGCCGCGTTATCAAAAACCCTGCTGACAATTCAAAGTTGTCATGCTGAAATGAGTAAAATGAAAAAGCATTAA
- a CDS encoding LysR family transcriptional regulator has protein sequence MNISKIDLNLLVYLDTLLRECNVTKAANQLSITQPAMSNGLKRLRNLFNDPILVRTSEGMVPTERAKELQPVIRGILMTLEETLAPNREFEASQSKRVFRIMASDYAASTLAPRLLSKLHEEAPDTTLDILTPSDVTFHDVENGKVDMAINRFENLPQSFHYKQIWKDSFCCLVKADNPIIKDFSLDSYLKARHIWVSKTGFGVGVGMDPKDVQKLGWVDEALAHFGKHRNIATFTRNYHVAIHLAKEQNLVATLPSKAANIYLDDPGLKILEPPFPIPPFELDMIWSPLLHRDASHIWLRQKVAEVADELK, from the coding sequence ATGAATATTAGTAAAATAGATTTAAACTTACTTGTTTACCTAGATACTCTTCTCAGGGAATGTAATGTAACCAAAGCAGCTAACCAGCTTAGCATTACCCAGCCAGCAATGAGTAATGGCTTAAAACGCTTACGTAATTTATTTAACGACCCAATTTTGGTGCGTACCAGTGAGGGTATGGTACCGACAGAGCGTGCAAAAGAGTTACAGCCAGTGATCCGCGGCATATTAATGACCCTTGAAGAAACACTTGCACCAAACCGCGAGTTTGAGGCATCACAAAGTAAACGTGTTTTTCGTATAATGGCCAGTGACTATGCAGCAAGTACCCTTGCCCCACGCTTATTAAGTAAATTACACGAAGAAGCCCCTGATACCACACTCGATATTTTGACCCCAAGTGATGTAACCTTCCACGATGTTGAAAACGGCAAAGTTGATATGGCTATCAACCGCTTTGAAAACTTACCGCAGTCGTTTCACTATAAGCAAATTTGGAAAGACAGCTTTTGTTGCTTAGTAAAAGCAGATAACCCGATTATTAAAGACTTCAGCCTCGACAGCTATTTAAAAGCGCGTCATATCTGGGTAAGTAAAACAGGCTTTGGTGTAGGCGTTGGTATGGACCCTAAAGATGTGCAAAAGCTAGGTTGGGTCGATGAGGCGCTCGCTCACTTTGGTAAACACCGTAATATTGCCACCTTTACCCGTAACTACCACGTAGCCATTCACTTAGCGAAAGAGCAAAATTTGGTTGCAACGCTACCTTCAAAAGCGGCAAATATTTATTTAGACGATCCGGGCCTTAAAATTCTTGAGCCGCCATTCCCTATTCCGCCGTTTGAGCTCGATATGATTTGGAGCCCGCTATTACACCGTGATGCAAGCCATATTTGGTTACGCCAAAAGGTTGCAGAAGTGGCCGACGAGCTTAAGTAA